The DNA sequence ACCTCACCGCCGGCCCCGGCGAAGCGGCGACCATCCAGGTGCGGGCCGGACCGGACGTCAGCCAGCAGCAACTCGTCGACGAGCTGACGGCCGTGCTGCCCAGCGGCGTCGAGGCCATCACCGGTCAGGAGTCGGCCGAGGAGAACACGGAGATGATCTCCAGCCAGTTCCTGACCATCTTCACCACCTTCCTGCTGGTCTTCTCCGGCGTGGCCCTGCTCGTCGCGACCTTCTCCATCCACAACACCTTCGCGATCGTCGTGGCCCAACGCACCCGCGAGAACGCCCTGTTGCGAGCCCTTGGTGCCTCGCGCCGACAGGTCACCGCGTCGACCCTCGTCGAGGCGACCGCCGTCGCCGTCACCGCGTCGGTGGCCGGCCTGGCGGGCGGCATCGGTATCGCGGCCGGCCTTCAGGCGCTGTTCCCGGCGATCGGATTCCCGTTCCCCGAGGGCGACTTGGTGATCAGCGCGATCTCCATGGCGCTGCCCCTCGCGGTGGGCATCGTGGTATGCCTCGGCTCCGCGCTGCTGCCCGCAGCACGAGCCGGCCGCACCGCGCCGCTGGCCGCCCTGCGCGAGACGTCCGTCGACACCTCCGGCGCCTCCCGCGCCCGCGCCGTCACCGGTGTCGGTCTCATCGCCCTCGCGCTCGGTGTGACGCTCACCGGCGTCCTTGTGTCCCCGTCCATGTGGCTGGCCGCGGCCGGCGCCGTCCTCGCCCTGGCCGCCTTCGTGGTCCTCGGCCCGGTCGCCTCCTCGACGGCCGTACGGATCCTCGGCGGCCCCCTCGACCGGCTCCGCGGCGTCACCGGCGGGCTCGCCCGGCGCAACGCCCTGCGCAGCCCGAAGCGTACGGCCGCCACCGCGAGCGCCCTGATGATCGGCGTGGCCGTCGTGTCGCTGTTCACCGTGTTCGGTGCCTCGCTGAAGGCGACCATGGACCAGACCGTGTCCCGGTCGTTCGCGGGGGACGTGGCCGTCAGCACCCCGTCGTTCGGCGCGGGCGGCAGCGGACTGAGCCCGCGCCTCGCCGACGCGGTCCAGCGGCTGCCCGAGGTGGACACGGCCGTCGGACTCGGCCGGGGCGTCGCCGAAGTCGACGGCAAGGGAAGGGCGTTGACGGTCACCGACCCGGTCGCCCTGGAGCGCACCTTCGACCTCGGCTCCGTCAGCGGCTCCCTGCGCGACCTCGGCACCGACGGCATCGCCATCACCGAGAAGGAGGCCGCCAAGCAGAACCTGACAACCGGCGACAGGACCCGGCTCACCTTCACCGACGGCCGCCAGGAGACCTTCACGGTCCGAGCGGTCTACGGCCAGTCCGAACTCGCCGGCGACTACGTCGTCACCCGCGAAGCCTGGGCCCCGCACCGCACCCAGGACGCCGACACCCTGGTCGCCGTCTCCTTCAAGGACGGAGTGGGGGCGGACGAGGGCAAGGCGGCGGTGGAGAGGGTTGCAGACCAGTACGGCAACCCCGACGTGCAGACCCGCGACGAGTACGCGCAGTCCTCGGCCGGCGGCATCGACATGATGCTCACCCTGGTCTACGCCCTGCTCGCCCTCGCCGTGCTCATCGCACTCCTCGGCATCGCCAACACCCTCACCCTGGCGATCCACGAGCGCACCCGCGAACTGGGCCTGCTGCGAGCCGTGGGCCAGACCCGTTCCCAACTGCGCGCCATGGTCCGCTGGGAGTCGGTCCTGGTGGCCGCCTTCGGCACAGCCGGCGGCCTCGCCCTCGGCGCCTTCCTCGGCTGGGTCCTGGTCGAGGCCGCCGACGGGGCGAGCGACGGCGCCTTCGCCTTCGCGATGCCGCCGCTCCAACTCGCCCTGGTGGCCCTGGTCGGCATCACGGCCGGAGCCCTGGCAGGGCTGCGCCCCGCACGTCGGGCGGCCCGCCTGGACGTACTACGGGCGATCGCCACCGAATGACACCGGTGACGACGCCTTCGAAGGTCCCCTCACCGCCCGGTCAGCCGACAACGGCCGACCGGGCGGGAGCATGCTCGGGCCGGCGCAGATCGACCGGCGCCCCGACCTCCGCGAACCGACGCGCAGGGTTGTCCGCCGTCCTGCGCTGCGGCGGTCGCGCGGCCGTGGCCCGCGGCGCCACGGCCGTCGGGAGCGTGAACCACACGACCTTCCCGGACTCGCCGTCCGGACGCACACCCCAGCTCTCGCTGACGGCGGCCACCATCGCGAGCCCGCGACCGCAGGTGGCGAGTGTGTCGGCGGCCCTGACGTCCGCCACGACCGGCAGTCGCGGGTCGTGGTCGCGCACCGAGACCATGAGCCGGTCGAGCAGCAGCTCGATCTCCACGGTGCACATCTTGTCCGGCCGGGCGTGCTGGTGGACGTTGGTCAACAGCTCGGTCACACCGAGCGCGGCGCGGTCTATCAACGCGTCCAGATGCCAGTAGCGCAACTGCGCCGATACGATTCTGCGGACCTGACCGATCCGCGACGGCAGGGCTTGGAGCTCCACCGTGCAGTGCCTGCTTGGGTAACTGATCACGGCTGCGACTCCCCGACTGAAGAGGTCCGGAAGAACACGGAGTACGGATGATCCAGCAGGGGACTTGAGGAAAACGGCCGCCTGCTGTCGTGGCCGGCGGGCTGGTTCGCAGTGTTATCGCCGGTAAACCCAGAGTGACGTGAGACCAGCGTGACGCAGGGGGTGCGTTACCGCAACTCGCAGTGACTCAGCCCTTACGTCCCGCAGCCTTCCGTACGGCCTCTATGAACCGGCGCGCCGCGGGAGGGCCCGCCTCTCCGGGAGCGGGGTCGTGATCACCCAGGGTCAGCGAGTAGCGGTTGCCGTTGATGTCGGCCAGCGCCTTGTCGTCCGGCGAGAACCACGGCTTGGACGCCCGTACGGCCTGTACCGGCGCGCTGTCGATCTCGCTGCCGTAGCTGGTGAGCAGTTGCACCCTGCCGTCGCTGATCCGCACCTGCCCGGCCCGGGTCAGCGAGCGCAGCCGCTTCCCGATCCGCACGCCCGTGGCCCTGAACTCAGGCTCCGCCATGCCCCGCCCCCTTGTGCGCGTCGGTGTGCCGGCCGGTCCTGTGCGGGTGCCGGCCCCGGTAGTGATCCAGTGTGCACCCCGTTCGGGATCGTCGTCCCGTCCGGAGCAGTGTGCCCGCGTCCCGCGCCGAGCACCAGTACGCACGTCCCCCTGTCCGCGGTGCTCGGAGCACTCGCGCGAATGCGCCCCCGGGGCCCGGTGACGTCACGGCCCAGGGGTGCCTTTGAGGCTCTCAAAGGTGTGTTTATGCAGGTGAGAAGCGTGCGGAAGATGTCTATGCTCGAAGTGACGGCCCCGCGAGTCGCCGTTGTGGCCGAGTATGAGGAGTACCGCCGTGAGCACCCTTCAGCAGACCCCGTCCGGCGTGACCCTCGACGTCGACCAGAGCGACGCTGCCTATCGCACCTGGCTGAAAGAAGCCGTCCGAAAGGTCCAGGCCGACGCCAACCGTTCGGCCGACACCCACTTGCTGCGGTTCCCATTGCCGGAGCACTGGGGCATCGACCTGTACCTCAAGGACGAGTCGACCCACCCGACGGGCAGCCTCAAGCACCGGCTCGCCCGCTCGCTCTTCCTGTACGGCCTGTGCAATGGCTGGATTCGGCCGGGCCGCCCGGTGATCGAGGCGTCCAGCGGCTCGACAGCCGTCTCCGAGGCGTACTTCGCGAAGCTGATCGGGGTGCCCTTCATCGCGGTCATGCCGCGCACGACGAGCGCCGAGAAGTGCCGTCTGATCGAGTTCCACGGCGGGCAGTGCCACTTCGTGGACGACTCCCGGAAGATGTACGAGGAGTCCGCCCGCCTCGCGGTGGACACCGGGGGCCACTACATGGACCAGTTCACCTACGCCGAACGGGCCACGGACTGGCGCGGCAACAACAACATCGCCGAATCCATCTTCCGCCAGCTGGAGTTGGAACGGTTCCCGGAGCCCGCCTGGATCGTCGCCACGGCCGGCACCGGCGGCACGTCGGCGACCATCGCCCGGTACGTCCACTACATGCAGCACGACACCCGCATCTGTGTGGCCGACCCGGAGAACTCGTGCTTCTTCGAGGGCTGGACCACCGGCGATCCGGACGTCACCTGCGACTGCGGCTCCCGTATCGAGGGCATCGGCCGGCCGCGCATGGAGCCGAGCTTCGTGCCCGGCGCGATCGACCGGATGATGAAGGTGCCGGACGCGGCGAGCGTCGCCGCCGTACGGGCCCTGGAACAGGGCATCGGCCGCAAGGCGGGCGGCTCCACCGGCACCGGGCTGTGGAGCGCTCTGAAAATCGTCGCCGAGATGGTGGCCGAGGGCCGGCAGGGGAGCGTGGTGACGCTGCTGTGCGACCCGGGGGACCGGTACCTCGACAAGTACTACTCGGACGCCTGGCTAGTCGAGCAGGGCCTGGACATCGCGCCGTACGCGACGGCCATCGAACAGCTGCTGCAGACGGGCGTCTGGCCCGAGTGACGGAACCGTCTACGGCGTCAGCCGTTTGTCCAGTGTTGTCACCGCGTCCCGGAACGCCCGGCCGAGACCGGGCCGCGCGAGGCCGAAGGCGAAACGGAACGGCGCCGTGCCGTCCACCGCGAACGTCCACTGCACCCGCGTGCCCGTCCCCGCCGGGGCGAGCCGCCACTCCTCGACCATGGCCCGGGCGCCCGGCGTGTTGGTGATGTCGATCCGGTAGGCGTACAACTCGGGGCTCTTCGCCGCGAGGATCGTCTCCTCGAAACGCGTACCGCCCTTGAGGCGTATCTCGCGCCGGGCACCGTCGTCGAGCGGGCGGGCCAGCGTCACCGCGGAGAACCACTCCGTCCAGCCGGATACGTCCTCGGCCAGCGCGCGGTGGACCGTCTCCGGGGGAGCGGTGATCTCCCGCGCGAAGACGTGCCGTACGGGCGCGGTCCCGACGAAGTCGAGACCGACCTCACGCAGCAGATGAGCCATGGACGAAACCCCCTGTGCCGACGCTGGACCGGGCACGCCACCCTAGCTGGCGCTCCGTCAGCTGTCTGCACCGCGGGACATCGCCTGTCTCAGAGGTCCGCATCCTCGTCGGGCTCGCCCGCCACGACCAGCCGCAGATGCTCCGCGATCTCGGAGCGCGCCTCGCTCTCGAGACCGGAGTCCGTCACCAGCGTGTCGATCTGCTCCAGAGCGGCGAACGAACTCAGCCCCACCACACCCCACTTGGTGTGGTCGGCGACCACCACGACCCTGCGCGCCGACTGCACCAGACGCCGGTTGGTCTCGGCCTCCGCGAGGTTCGGCGTGGACAGGCCGGCCTCGACCGATATGCCGTGCACTCCGAGGAA is a window from the Streptomyces sp. NBC_00299 genome containing:
- a CDS encoding ABC transporter permease, with the protein product MNASVRLSVSSLRAHKRRFAGTFLAVFLGVAFLAGTLVMGDTLRAGFDTMFGNATSGTDVVVRSADAITTPGESEGVREPVDTDLVRTIEQAPGVAAAAPSIQGAGQLIGRNGDPIGGQGPPTLAGNWIDDPELNPYRLAEGRAPQESGEVVVNRGTADRGGLRIGDTTTLRTPDPVEVTVVGLATFGGEDGMAQVTFTGMTQADAEKYLTAGPGEAATIQVRAGPDVSQQQLVDELTAVLPSGVEAITGQESAEENTEMISSQFLTIFTTFLLVFSGVALLVATFSIHNTFAIVVAQRTRENALLRALGASRRQVTASTLVEATAVAVTASVAGLAGGIGIAAGLQALFPAIGFPFPEGDLVISAISMALPLAVGIVVCLGSALLPAARAGRTAPLAALRETSVDTSGASRARAVTGVGLIALALGVTLTGVLVSPSMWLAAAGAVLALAAFVVLGPVASSTAVRILGGPLDRLRGVTGGLARRNALRSPKRTAATASALMIGVAVVSLFTVFGASLKATMDQTVSRSFAGDVAVSTPSFGAGGSGLSPRLADAVQRLPEVDTAVGLGRGVAEVDGKGRALTVTDPVALERTFDLGSVSGSLRDLGTDGIAITEKEAAKQNLTTGDRTRLTFTDGRQETFTVRAVYGQSELAGDYVVTREAWAPHRTQDADTLVAVSFKDGVGADEGKAAVERVADQYGNPDVQTRDEYAQSSAGGIDMMLTLVYALLALAVLIALLGIANTLTLAIHERTRELGLLRAVGQTRSQLRAMVRWESVLVAAFGTAGGLALGAFLGWVLVEAADGASDGAFAFAMPPLQLALVALVGITAGALAGLRPARRAARLDVLRAIATE
- a CDS encoding SRPBCC family protein codes for the protein MAHLLREVGLDFVGTAPVRHVFAREITAPPETVHRALAEDVSGWTEWFSAVTLARPLDDGARREIRLKGGTRFEETILAAKSPELYAYRIDITNTPGARAMVEEWRLAPAGTGTRVQWTFAVDGTAPFRFAFGLARPGLGRAFRDAVTTLDKRLTP
- a CDS encoding ATP-binding protein → MISYPSRHCTVELQALPSRIGQVRRIVSAQLRYWHLDALIDRAALGVTELLTNVHQHARPDKMCTVEIELLLDRLMVSVRDHDPRLPVVADVRAADTLATCGRGLAMVAAVSESWGVRPDGESGKVVWFTLPTAVAPRATAARPPQRRTADNPARRFAEVGAPVDLRRPEHAPARSAVVG
- a CDS encoding PLP-dependent cysteine synthase family protein, with product MSTLQQTPSGVTLDVDQSDAAYRTWLKEAVRKVQADANRSADTHLLRFPLPEHWGIDLYLKDESTHPTGSLKHRLARSLFLYGLCNGWIRPGRPVIEASSGSTAVSEAYFAKLIGVPFIAVMPRTTSAEKCRLIEFHGGQCHFVDDSRKMYEESARLAVDTGGHYMDQFTYAERATDWRGNNNIAESIFRQLELERFPEPAWIVATAGTGGTSATIARYVHYMQHDTRICVADPENSCFFEGWTTGDPDVTCDCGSRIEGIGRPRMEPSFVPGAIDRMMKVPDAASVAAVRALEQGIGRKAGGSTGTGLWSALKIVAEMVAEGRQGSVVTLLCDPGDRYLDKYYSDAWLVEQGLDIAPYATAIEQLLQTGVWPE